One Sinorhizobium mexicanum genomic region harbors:
- a CDS encoding helix-turn-helix transcriptional regulator, with translation MSIDLDGLFQALAPLVDGAPMEDQAVGGAFRRLMSTLMNFDYVVVFAYRGKERPIDLYSTFDAKDHVLFVSLYQAGPYLLDPFYHAACAPKPGVWRMRELAPDRFFSSEYYRTYYVQTGLAEEVGFFVPISDEITVVLSLMRREATGSFSAAEFALLKRAEPLVAALVRHHWADLGRRFDVALAKTGRSRRKAAHPPADGVWQHLNLTEREAAIIELVLQGHSSESIGLKLGISTGTVKVHRRNVYRKLGISSQTQLLSLYLKNLGQ, from the coding sequence TTGAGTATCGACCTCGATGGGCTTTTTCAGGCGCTGGCGCCGTTGGTCGACGGTGCGCCGATGGAGGACCAGGCCGTCGGTGGCGCATTTCGTCGGCTGATGTCGACCCTGATGAACTTCGATTACGTCGTCGTCTTCGCCTATCGCGGCAAGGAACGTCCGATCGATCTTTACAGCACCTTCGACGCGAAGGATCACGTTCTTTTCGTCAGTCTCTATCAGGCCGGGCCCTATCTGCTCGATCCCTTCTATCATGCCGCATGCGCGCCGAAGCCTGGCGTCTGGCGGATGCGGGAACTGGCGCCGGATCGGTTTTTCTCCAGCGAGTACTATCGCACCTATTACGTCCAGACCGGGCTTGCGGAGGAGGTCGGCTTTTTCGTGCCGATCAGCGATGAGATCACTGTCGTCCTCTCGCTGATGCGGCGTGAGGCGACCGGCAGCTTCAGCGCGGCAGAATTCGCTTTGCTCAAGAGGGCCGAGCCGTTGGTGGCGGCGCTCGTGCGCCATCACTGGGCCGATCTCGGCCGCCGCTTCGACGTGGCACTGGCGAAGACAGGGCGGAGCCGGCGAAAGGCGGCGCATCCGCCCGCCGACGGCGTCTGGCAACATCTGAACCTGACCGAAAGGGAGGCGGCGATCATCGAATTGGTGCTTCAGGGGCATTCGTCAGAGTCGATCGGCCTCAAACTCGGCATCTCGACGGGCACGGTGAAGGTCCACCGGCGCAACGTCTATCGCAAGCTCGGCATCTCCTCTCAGACCCAGCTTCTTTCGCTCTACCTCAAGAATCTCGGTCAGTAA
- a CDS encoding urocanate hydratase, which yields MPKPNPRHPNFPVPGGPELRAKGWRQEALLRLLENVLSVGEDPDNLVVYAALGKAARNWPSHRAIVRALIEMDEDQTLVIQSGKPVGLLKTHAKAPLVIMANCNIVGQWAKAEVFYELQRKGLICWGGLTAGAWQYIGSQGVIQGTYEIFMRIAERRFGGDLSGRFVLTAGLGGMGGAQPLAGRMAGAAILCVDIDLERAKKRQQVGYLQEIAPDLDTALAMIDAAVKEKRALSVGLVGNAAEIYPEIARRGIVPDVVTDQTSAHDLVYGYVPKGMSLDQVRSLREDGRGQLMAASRASIVEHVKAMLDFQKKGAEVFDNGNLIRTQAREGGVADAFDIPIFTEAYLRPLFARAIGPFRWMALSGDESDVALIDDLLLEMFPENRIITNWIRLARQHIPFEGLPARIAWLGHGERTALARRVNQLVASGELKGPIAFSRDHLDAGAMAHPNIMTERMKDGSDAIADWPLLDAMLLCSSMADLVVVHSGGGGYAGYMTSCGVTVVADGTKAADERLDHALTNDTSLGVIRYADAGYEESFEEIAAKGIGYVKV from the coding sequence ATGCCCAAACCAAATCCCCGTCACCCGAACTTTCCCGTTCCCGGCGGGCCGGAGTTGCGTGCCAAGGGCTGGCGACAGGAGGCGCTGCTGCGGCTGCTCGAAAACGTCCTTTCGGTCGGCGAGGATCCGGACAATCTCGTCGTCTACGCGGCGCTGGGCAAGGCCGCGCGCAACTGGCCGTCGCACCGGGCAATCGTCAGGGCGCTCATCGAGATGGATGAGGACCAGACGCTGGTCATCCAGTCGGGCAAGCCGGTCGGGTTGTTGAAGACCCATGCCAAGGCGCCGCTCGTCATCATGGCCAATTGCAACATCGTGGGCCAATGGGCGAAGGCCGAGGTCTTCTATGAGCTGCAGCGCAAGGGGCTGATCTGCTGGGGCGGGCTGACGGCAGGCGCCTGGCAATATATCGGCAGCCAGGGGGTGATCCAGGGCACCTACGAGATCTTCATGCGGATTGCCGAGCGCCGTTTCGGCGGCGACCTTTCCGGTCGTTTCGTGCTGACTGCCGGCCTCGGCGGAATGGGCGGTGCACAGCCACTTGCGGGCCGCATGGCGGGCGCGGCCATCCTCTGCGTCGACATCGATCTGGAACGCGCGAAGAAGCGCCAGCAGGTCGGCTATCTTCAGGAGATTGCGCCGGATCTTGACACGGCGCTCGCGATGATCGACGCGGCGGTCAAGGAGAAACGGGCGCTCTCGGTCGGTCTCGTCGGCAACGCCGCGGAAATCTATCCGGAGATCGCTAGGCGCGGCATCGTCCCGGATGTGGTCACAGACCAGACGTCGGCGCATGACCTCGTCTACGGCTACGTGCCGAAGGGCATGAGCCTCGATCAGGTGCGGTCGCTGCGCGAAGACGGGCGGGGCCAGCTGATGGCCGCAAGCCGCGCCTCAATCGTCGAGCACGTGAAGGCCATGCTCGACTTTCAGAAAAAGGGCGCTGAGGTCTTCGACAATGGCAACCTGATCCGTACGCAGGCGCGGGAGGGGGGCGTTGCCGATGCCTTCGACATTCCGATCTTCACCGAAGCCTATCTCCGGCCGCTCTTTGCCCGCGCCATTGGTCCGTTCCGCTGGATGGCCCTTTCCGGCGACGAGAGCGACGTCGCCCTGATCGACGACCTGCTCCTCGAAATGTTCCCGGAGAACCGGATAATCACCAACTGGATTCGGCTTGCGCGTCAGCACATTCCCTTCGAAGGCCTGCCGGCACGCATCGCCTGGCTCGGCCACGGCGAACGCACGGCGCTCGCGCGGCGCGTCAATCAACTGGTTGCCAGTGGCGAGCTCAAGGGACCGATCGCCTTCTCACGCGACCATCTCGACGCCGGCGCGATGGCGCATCCGAACATCATGACCGAGCGGATGAAGGACGGGTCGGACGCGATCGCCGATTGGCCGCTGCTCGACGCCATGCTGCTCTGCTCCTCGATGGCCGACCTCGTCGTCGTCCATTCGGGCGGGGGCGGCTATGCCGGTTACATGACGAGCTGCGGGGTGACGGTCGTTGCGGATGGTACGAAGGCCGCCGACGAGCGGCTCGACCATGCGCTGACCAACGACACGTCGCTCGGGGTCATCCGCTATGCGGATGCGGGCTACGAAGAATCCTTCGAGGAGATTGCGGCGAAGGGCATCGGGTACGTCAAGGTGTGA
- a CDS encoding low temperature requirement protein A: MSEIPPSKPHSVAHHVARMSGRDPHESHRAATPLELLFDLTFVIAFSLAAAQLAHLLAEGHVKAGLIGFGFATFAICWAWVNFSWFASAYDTDDWVFRCVTMVQMAGVLILAIGLPPMFESIDKGENLNNGIMVLGYVVMRVAMVFQWLRAAREDPLRRKACTTYAIAISIAQIGWIVLIFIDFSLLVTLAFVVVLTAVEMAGPVIGESFQGGTPWHAHHIAERHSLLAIIALGEGVVGTVASVTAVVEGHGWSADVALVCIAGTGLTFGMWWIYFTLPSAEILHKFRKRSLVWGYGHMPIFAAIVATGAGLHVAAYYIEDKAHISSVAAVMTVAVPVAIYIGLIYAMYIYLVRAAERRHFWQFLATILVLATSVGAAMAGIDVAVSLIILMFAPIITVIGYERAGHRHKARALERALGGEQRAH, from the coding sequence ATGTCCGAGATCCCGCCATCCAAGCCGCATTCGGTTGCTCATCATGTCGCCAGAATGAGCGGTCGGGATCCGCACGAGAGCCATCGCGCAGCTACGCCGCTGGAACTGCTCTTTGACCTGACCTTCGTCATCGCCTTCAGCCTTGCTGCCGCACAACTTGCCCATCTCCTTGCCGAGGGGCACGTCAAGGCCGGACTGATCGGCTTCGGCTTCGCGACGTTTGCGATCTGCTGGGCGTGGGTGAACTTTTCCTGGTTCGCATCCGCCTACGATACCGACGACTGGGTGTTTCGTTGCGTGACGATGGTGCAGATGGCCGGCGTGCTCATTCTCGCCATCGGGCTTCCGCCTATGTTCGAGTCGATCGACAAGGGCGAAAACCTGAACAACGGCATCATGGTGCTCGGTTACGTGGTGATGCGGGTCGCCATGGTGTTCCAATGGCTCAGAGCGGCGCGAGAGGACCCGCTCCGCAGAAAGGCTTGTACGACCTATGCCATCGCCATCTCGATTGCGCAGATCGGCTGGATCGTGCTGATCTTCATCGATTTCTCCCTGCTGGTGACGCTTGCCTTCGTCGTCGTGCTGACGGCGGTTGAGATGGCCGGGCCGGTGATCGGGGAATCGTTCCAGGGCGGAACGCCCTGGCATGCCCACCACATAGCCGAGCGCCACAGCCTGCTCGCCATCATTGCGCTCGGCGAAGGAGTGGTTGGAACGGTCGCCTCCGTGACAGCGGTGGTCGAGGGGCACGGCTGGAGTGCCGATGTCGCCCTTGTCTGCATCGCAGGCACAGGGCTGACCTTCGGCATGTGGTGGATTTACTTCACGCTGCCGAGCGCGGAAATCCTCCACAAATTCCGCAAGCGCTCCCTCGTATGGGGTTATGGGCACATGCCGATCTTCGCCGCAATCGTCGCGACGGGCGCGGGTCTGCATGTCGCCGCCTACTATATCGAGGACAAGGCGCATATTTCATCCGTTGCGGCGGTGATGACCGTTGCCGTTCCGGTCGCGATCTACATAGGCTTGATTTACGCCATGTACATCTACCTAGTCAGGGCGGCGGAGCGCCGCCATTTCTGGCAGTTCCTTGCCACGATCCTCGTGCTGGCGACTTCAGTCGGAGCCGCAATGGCGGGTATCGACGTGGCGGTAAGCCTCATTATTCTGATGTTCGCGCCGATCATCACCGTCATCGGTTACGAACGCGCCGGCCATCGCCACAAGGCACGGGCGCTCGAACGCGCGCTCGGGGGCGAGCAGCGCGCGCATTGA
- a CDS encoding ABC transporter ATP-binding protein — MTSASTNDIEFRSVAKRYGSVTAVSDINLAVPKGAFVALLGPSGCGKTTCLRMIGGFEQPSEGTVYVGGQPMNGVPAYRRPVNMVFQQYALFPHLDVEQNVAYGLKQMRPRIAAGEISRRAQEALEMVRLGGFGKRRIHEMSGGQQQRVALARAIVNKPKVLLLDEPLAALDKKLRTAMQIELQSLQRELGITFVLVTHDQEEALSMSDLVCVMSTGRIVQIGPPQEIYDRPASLFVADFVGKTNRIAATIDAGTNSIRLANGVGLPKPASANGTLGAAMVALRPEAISLVRDGAATLQGTVTHRIFLGSSVEYSVEVDGLGDFLVTADRRSLNESDLAEPGERIGLAFDPNALHVFPASTAGSAAITTRQR; from the coding sequence GTGACATCCGCTTCGACGAACGACATCGAATTCCGTTCGGTCGCCAAACGCTATGGCAGCGTGACGGCAGTCTCGGACATCAACCTCGCGGTGCCGAAGGGCGCCTTCGTGGCGCTGCTTGGCCCTTCCGGCTGCGGCAAGACCACCTGCCTGCGGATGATCGGGGGCTTTGAGCAACCGAGCGAAGGCACGGTTTATGTCGGCGGCCAGCCGATGAACGGCGTGCCTGCCTATCGCCGACCGGTCAACATGGTATTCCAGCAATATGCGCTGTTCCCGCATCTCGATGTCGAACAGAACGTCGCCTATGGCTTGAAGCAGATGCGCCCGCGCATCGCCGCCGGCGAGATCAGCCGCCGGGCGCAGGAGGCGCTGGAGATGGTGCGCCTCGGAGGCTTCGGCAAGCGCCGCATCCACGAGATGTCCGGTGGCCAGCAGCAGCGCGTGGCACTCGCCCGTGCGATCGTGAACAAACCGAAGGTGCTGCTCCTCGACGAGCCGCTGGCCGCTCTCGACAAGAAGCTGCGGACGGCCATGCAGATCGAACTCCAGAGCCTGCAGCGCGAACTCGGCATCACCTTCGTCCTTGTCACGCACGACCAGGAGGAAGCGCTGTCGATGAGCGATCTCGTTTGCGTCATGAGCACCGGCCGGATCGTCCAGATCGGACCGCCGCAGGAGATCTACGACCGCCCGGCGAGCCTCTTCGTCGCCGACTTCGTCGGCAAGACCAACCGCATAGCGGCGACCATCGACGCGGGCACGAATTCGATCCGGCTGGCGAACGGCGTCGGCCTCCCGAAACCCGCGAGCGCCAACGGCACGCTCGGCGCGGCCATGGTTGCGCTCCGCCCGGAGGCGATCAGCCTCGTCCGCGATGGCGCGGCGACGCTTCAAGGCACAGTCACCCACCGCATCTTCCTGGGCTCGTCGGTCGAATATTCTGTCGAGGTCGATGGCCTCGGCGACTTCCTGGTGACCGCCGACCGCCGGAGCCTCAACGAAAGCGATCTCGCGGAGCCCGGCGAACGGATCGGACTCGCCTTCGACCCCAATGCACTTCACGTCTTTCCGGCCTCAACCGCCGGATCTGCTGCCATCACTACACGTCAACGATAA
- a CDS encoding ABC transporter permease: protein MQAAMNTKRNLVTTALVAPAAAWLCIFLVLPFIAMLVFAFGERAPEGGYQAAFTFAQFAKLPTRAAAFWNTLVLAPAGALLCLLVAYPVAYYLAVRANPRYRLILVSLVVVPFWTSLLVRTYAWMYILGSRGIPNLLAMIGIEDVRMLNTPGAVLLGIVYGYLPLMIMPIYVSLEKLDRRLLEASADLGAKPVSTFFGVTLPLSLPGVMTGVALVTILLLGEYLIPQLLGGGKVFFIGNALVDLFLQSRNWPFGSAIAVTLVAVVVVVLMVAMRIAWKVAGTRQVDLV, encoded by the coding sequence ATGCAAGCGGCAATGAACACGAAGAGGAACCTGGTGACGACAGCGCTGGTTGCGCCGGCGGCCGCGTGGCTTTGCATCTTCCTCGTGCTTCCCTTCATCGCCATGCTCGTCTTCGCCTTCGGCGAGCGCGCGCCGGAAGGTGGGTATCAGGCGGCCTTCACCTTCGCCCAGTTCGCCAAACTGCCAACGCGGGCGGCCGCCTTCTGGAACACGCTGGTGCTTGCACCCGCCGGCGCGCTCCTCTGCCTGCTGGTCGCCTATCCCGTCGCCTATTATCTCGCCGTCAGGGCGAACCCGCGCTATCGCCTCATCCTCGTTTCGCTCGTGGTCGTGCCGTTCTGGACGAGCCTGCTCGTGCGCACTTACGCCTGGATGTACATCCTCGGCTCGCGCGGCATTCCCAATCTGCTCGCGATGATCGGCATCGAGGACGTGCGCATGCTGAACACGCCCGGGGCGGTCCTCCTCGGCATCGTCTATGGCTACCTGCCGCTGATGATCATGCCGATCTATGTCAGCCTCGAAAAGCTCGACCGCCGGCTGCTGGAGGCTTCCGCCGATCTCGGCGCCAAGCCGGTCTCCACCTTCTTCGGCGTCACCCTGCCGCTTTCGCTACCTGGTGTGATGACCGGCGTCGCGCTCGTCACCATCCTGCTCCTCGGCGAGTACCTGATCCCGCAGCTTCTCGGCGGCGGCAAGGTCTTCTTCATCGGCAATGCGCTCGTCGATCTCTTCCTGCAATCACGTAACTGGCCTTTCGGGTCGGCGATCGCCGTGACCCTGGTCGCCGTCGTCGTGGTGGTGCTGATGGTGGCGATGCGGATCGCCTGGAAGGTCGCCGGCACAAGACAGGTGGACCTCGTCTGA
- a CDS encoding TfoX/Sxy family protein gives MARDAGFEELVRQDLGERPGLSEKPMFGGLAFLLNGNLLCGAREDGMLARLGKGNDDWALALPGIVQMVMGERRMHGWVRAGAEAYGDDALRRRLLDAATGFVETLPPK, from the coding sequence GTGGCACGCGACGCGGGATTCGAGGAGTTGGTGAGGCAAGACCTCGGCGAGCGGCCGGGACTTTCGGAAAAGCCGATGTTCGGTGGCCTGGCCTTTCTCCTGAACGGCAATTTGCTCTGTGGCGCCCGCGAGGATGGAATGCTGGCGCGGCTTGGTAAGGGCAACGACGATTGGGCCTTGGCGCTGCCCGGCATCGTGCAGATGGTGATGGGCGAACGCCGGATGCACGGATGGGTGCGCGCCGGCGCGGAGGCCTATGGCGATGACGCTTTGCGCCGGCGCCTACTGGATGCGGCGACAGGCTTCGTCGAAACGCTGCCGCCGAAATGA
- a CDS encoding polyamine ABC transporter substrate-binding protein gives MTKWYRENAPITAGKLADELMRLKRGSVTRRHFLGVTGLGLATAVLARQPGLFNSTAFAGDLGSQMSIATWPNYHDPATFEAFTAATGVAVEVNVFGSNEEMLAKLQAGGTGWDLFVPTNYTISTYAKLGLIDELDLSKLPNYDASTETARFTNEGIVEGKTYAVPKNWGTTGIAVNSSKIKTPVTSWKEFFDVAMTEADGRAMVHDYQLTTIGNALVSLGFSFNSVKPDELAKAEELLIKVKPHLYAINSDYQPSMRATDAWMTMCWTNDGAQLNRDIPEIQFTLGKDGGEIWSDFYAIPKSAANKAAGYALLNYLMTPENAVKEHIANGAPTTDSRVLKLLPAEVTSNKIVYPDEAALTPLEFGAAVTLTDPGRAELMARFKSA, from the coding sequence ATGACCAAGTGGTACAGAGAGAATGCCCCGATCACCGCCGGCAAGCTTGCCGATGAACTGATGCGCCTGAAGCGCGGCTCGGTCACGCGCCGCCACTTCCTCGGCGTCACCGGCCTCGGCCTTGCGACCGCCGTCTTGGCGCGCCAGCCCGGACTCTTCAATTCCACCGCTTTCGCCGGCGACCTCGGCTCCCAGATGTCGATCGCGACCTGGCCGAACTACCACGACCCCGCGACCTTCGAGGCCTTCACCGCTGCCACCGGCGTTGCCGTCGAAGTCAACGTGTTCGGCTCGAACGAGGAAATGCTGGCGAAGCTCCAGGCGGGCGGCACCGGCTGGGACCTCTTCGTTCCGACCAACTACACGATCTCGACCTATGCGAAACTCGGCCTGATTGACGAGCTCGACCTGTCGAAACTGCCGAACTACGACGCCTCGACCGAGACCGCGCGCTTCACCAACGAGGGCATCGTCGAGGGCAAGACCTATGCCGTGCCGAAAAACTGGGGCACGACCGGGATCGCCGTGAACTCCAGCAAGATCAAGACGCCGGTCACGAGCTGGAAAGAGTTCTTCGACGTGGCAATGACCGAGGCGGATGGCCGCGCCATGGTGCACGACTACCAGCTCACAACCATCGGCAATGCGCTGGTCTCGCTTGGGTTTTCCTTCAACTCGGTCAAGCCGGACGAACTCGCCAAGGCCGAGGAACTGCTGATCAAGGTGAAGCCGCATCTTTATGCGATCAACAGCGATTACCAGCCGTCGATGCGCGCGACCGACGCCTGGATGACCATGTGCTGGACCAATGACGGCGCCCAGCTCAACCGCGACATCCCAGAAATCCAGTTCACCCTCGGCAAGGATGGCGGCGAGATCTGGTCGGATTTCTACGCCATCCCGAAGAGTGCGGCCAACAAGGCGGCCGGCTATGCGCTACTCAACTACCTGATGACGCCGGAAAACGCCGTCAAGGAGCACATCGCCAACGGCGCGCCGACGACCGACAGCCGCGTCCTGAAGCTGCTGCCGGCCGAGGTCACTTCGAACAAGATCGTCTATCCGGACGAAGCGGCGCTGACGCCGCTTGAATTCGGCGCCGCCGTGACGCTCACCGATCCCGGCCGTGCCGAGCTGATGGCGCGTTTCAAGTCGGCGTGA
- a CDS encoding SDR family NAD(P)-dependent oxidoreductase, with amino-acid sequence MILKDRVAIVTGAGSGIGQAGAAIMAREGAHVVVVDRSRKAAEATVAAIAGKGGSAEPLAIDVTDDRALSDGIADVLYRHGRIDILHNHAGAQVAGDLEGVEVAGFDRSWNLNVRAHFMAARLVMPSMKAAGRGVIVNTSSSSGVLYDREMIAYTTTKHAVIAMTRQMAGDYAKCGVRVNALCPGWVDTPFNEPFIAQMGGRGAIEAYIREKVPLGRWASVDEIAESILFLVSDRSSYMTGQILVVDGGETIV; translated from the coding sequence ATGATCCTGAAAGACCGGGTCGCGATCGTCACCGGAGCAGGCTCCGGCATCGGCCAGGCGGGCGCGGCCATCATGGCGCGCGAAGGCGCCCATGTGGTTGTCGTCGACCGCAGCCGGAAGGCCGCGGAAGCGACCGTGGCGGCGATTGCCGGCAAGGGCGGCAGCGCCGAGCCGCTCGCCATCGACGTGACGGACGACCGGGCACTGTCGGACGGGATCGCTGACGTGCTCTACCGCCACGGCCGCATCGACATCCTGCACAACCACGCCGGCGCCCAGGTTGCCGGCGATCTCGAAGGGGTCGAGGTGGCGGGTTTCGATCGCTCCTGGAACCTCAACGTCCGCGCCCATTTCATGGCCGCCCGCCTCGTCATGCCGTCGATGAAGGCGGCAGGCCGCGGCGTCATCGTCAATACGTCCTCGTCCTCCGGCGTGCTCTACGATCGCGAGATGATCGCCTACACGACGACGAAGCACGCCGTCATCGCCATGACCCGGCAGATGGCCGGCGACTATGCGAAATGCGGCGTGCGCGTCAACGCGCTCTGCCCCGGCTGGGTGGATACGCCCTTCAACGAGCCCTTCATCGCGCAAATGGGCGGGCGCGGCGCGATCGAGGCCTATATCCGGGAGAAGGTGCCGCTCGGCCGCTGGGCGAGCGTCGACGAAATCGCCGAGTCGATCCTCTTCCTCGTCTCCGACCGGTCGTCCTACATGACCGGGCAGATCCTTGTGGTCGATGGCGGGGAGACCATCGTCTGA
- a CDS encoding ABC transporter permease, with translation MRAFISSVYLFLYAPIALVVLFSFNAGRNASEFTGFSTAWYGKALGNTFLVSALQNSLMIAFTSAALAAVFGTMAALGMERLGTRTRAVFDALFAAAIVVPGVVIGIATLVALVAVFSFVNPALATIWPGDQPPQLGLGYGSIIAAHGLFSMALVTMIVKARIASLGRDIVEASSDLYATPLTTFRLIVLPQILPSILAGFLLAFTFSFDDFIIAFFVAGSKTTLPIYVFASIRRGVTPEINAIATLVLAASLLLILTARLLMREKKSKSGE, from the coding sequence ATGCGCGCCTTCATCTCCTCCGTCTATCTCTTCCTCTATGCGCCGATCGCGCTGGTCGTGCTGTTCTCCTTCAATGCCGGCCGCAATGCGAGCGAGTTCACCGGCTTTTCGACCGCCTGGTACGGCAAGGCTCTCGGCAACACTTTCCTGGTCTCGGCGCTGCAAAACAGCCTGATGATCGCCTTTACGAGTGCGGCGCTCGCGGCCGTCTTCGGCACGATGGCAGCACTCGGCATGGAGCGGCTCGGCACGCGCACGCGCGCCGTCTTCGATGCCTTGTTCGCTGCGGCGATCGTCGTGCCGGGCGTCGTCATCGGTATTGCCACCCTGGTCGCGCTCGTCGCCGTGTTCTCGTTCGTCAATCCGGCGCTGGCGACAATCTGGCCGGGCGATCAGCCGCCGCAGCTCGGCCTCGGCTACGGCTCGATCATCGCCGCCCACGGCCTTTTCTCGATGGCGCTCGTAACCATGATCGTCAAGGCGCGGATCGCGAGCCTCGGCCGCGACATCGTCGAAGCGTCGAGCGATCTCTACGCGACGCCCCTCACCACTTTCCGCCTGATCGTGCTGCCGCAGATCCTGCCGTCGATTCTTGCCGGCTTCCTGCTCGCCTTCACCTTCTCCTTCGACGATTTCATCATCGCCTTCTTCGTCGCCGGTTCGAAGACGACCCTGCCGATCTATGTCTTCGCCTCGATCCGCCGCGGCGTGACGCCGGAAATCAATGCGATTGCGACGCTGGTATTGGCCGCCTCGCTGCTCCTGATCCTGACTGCGCGCCTTCTGATGCGCGAAAAGAAAAGCAAATCCGGGGAGTGA